From Streptomyces sp. NBC_00690, a single genomic window includes:
- a CDS encoding DUF3073 domain-containing protein, whose product MGRGRAKAKQTKVARQLKYNSGGTDLSRLASELGASTSSQPPNGEPFEDDDEEDDPYAQYADLYNDDDDEDDESGPSSQHRRGA is encoded by the coding sequence ATGGGGCGCGGCCGGGCCAAGGCCAAGCAGACAAAGGTCGCCCGCCAGCTGAAGTACAACAGCGGCGGGACTGACCTGTCGCGTCTGGCCAGCGAGCTGGGCGCTTCGACTTCGAGCCAACCTCCGAACGGCGAGCCGTTCGAGGATGACGACGAGGAAGACGACCCGTACGCACAGTACGCGGACTTGTATAACGATGACGACGACGAGGACGATGAGTCCGGTCCGTCATCGCAACACCGCCGCGGCGCTTGA
- a CDS encoding Leu/Phe/Val dehydrogenase yields the protein MGVTTVTDLPGAPVRVPDVPGVLHTLFRSDQGGHEQVVLCQDRASGLKAVIAIHSTALGPALGGTRFYPYASEEEAVTDALNLARGMSYKNAMAGLDHGGGKAVIIGDPESLKSDELLLAYGRFVDSLGGRYVTACDVGTYVADMDVVARATRWATGRSPENGGAGDSSVLTAYGVFQGMRASARHLWGRDSLQGRRVGIAGVGKVGHHLVEHLLQDGAEVVITDVRAESVRRILDRHPQVTAVPDTGALIRTEGLDVYAPCALGGALSDATVPVLTAKVVCGAANNQLDHPGVEKDLADRGILYAPDYVVNAGGVIQVADELHGFDFDRCKAKAAKIYDTTLEIFARANEDGIPPAAAADRIAEQRMAEARPT from the coding sequence CTGGGAGTCACCACCGTGACCGATCTGCCCGGCGCTCCTGTCCGTGTACCTGACGTACCCGGCGTACTGCACACCCTGTTCCGATCGGACCAGGGAGGCCACGAGCAAGTCGTGCTGTGCCAGGACCGCGCTTCCGGCCTGAAGGCCGTCATCGCCATCCACTCCACCGCCCTCGGCCCCGCCCTGGGCGGCACCCGCTTCTATCCGTACGCCTCCGAGGAGGAGGCCGTCACGGACGCGCTGAACCTCGCACGCGGGATGTCCTACAAGAACGCCATGGCCGGCCTCGACCACGGCGGCGGCAAGGCCGTCATCATCGGTGACCCCGAGAGCCTCAAGAGCGACGAGCTGCTGCTCGCCTACGGCCGGTTCGTGGACTCGCTCGGCGGACGGTACGTGACCGCCTGCGACGTGGGCACCTACGTGGCGGACATGGACGTCGTAGCCCGCGCCACCCGTTGGGCCACCGGCCGCTCCCCGGAGAACGGCGGCGCCGGGGACTCCTCGGTCCTCACCGCCTACGGGGTCTTCCAGGGAATGCGGGCGTCCGCCCGCCACCTCTGGGGCCGGGACTCGCTCCAGGGCCGCCGCGTCGGCATCGCCGGCGTCGGGAAGGTCGGCCACCACCTGGTGGAACACCTCCTCCAGGACGGCGCCGAAGTCGTGATCACCGATGTCCGCGCGGAGTCGGTACGACGCATTCTGGACCGTCATCCGCAGGTCACGGCCGTCCCGGACACGGGTGCGCTGATCCGCACCGAGGGGTTGGACGTGTACGCGCCCTGCGCACTCGGGGGTGCGCTGAGCGACGCGACCGTCCCGGTGCTCACGGCCAAGGTGGTCTGCGGGGCGGCCAACAACCAACTCGACCACCCGGGCGTGGAGAAGGACCTCGCCGACCGGGGCATCCTCTACGCACCCGATTACGTGGTGAACGCCGGCGGTGTCATCCAGGTCGCGGACGAGTTGCACGGATTCGACTTCGACCGCTGCAAGGCGAAGGCGGCAAAGATCTACGACACCACCCTGGAGATCTTCGCACGCGCAAATGAAGACGGTATTCCGCCAGCAGCGGCGGCGGACCGGATCGCCGAACAGCGCATGGCGGAGGCGCGTCCGACCTGA
- a CDS encoding META domain-containing protein — MRTQLSVPVTVLALLALAACGADSGSEADSGTRTPGGKPAVADVPLTGVFWTVDTVTVDGKKTTSPGDAYVEVTTKDRAQGNFGCNQFGAKAALDGETLTVGSANMTEIGCEKPIQDFENSLREAFTGRLKAELVDKKLTLTNEKGDVIGLVSEPPAPFIGTKWTVNSLQQQDTVESLPPGTDKNAHLTFAKDGTVTGNLGCNDFNATVKVSGTQLTFGSISSTRKMCAGTSGQVEAHLLKALAGQATYEIHQRGLFLKGPDGTGFSAVKAAR, encoded by the coding sequence ATGCGTACTCAGCTGAGCGTTCCCGTCACCGTTCTGGCCCTTCTCGCGCTGGCCGCGTGCGGTGCGGATTCTGGGTCCGAGGCGGACTCCGGAACCCGCACCCCCGGTGGGAAACCAGCCGTGGCCGACGTGCCCCTCACCGGAGTGTTCTGGACCGTCGACACCGTCACGGTCGACGGCAAGAAGACCACGTCCCCGGGCGACGCCTATGTCGAGGTGACCACCAAGGACCGCGCCCAGGGCAACTTCGGCTGCAATCAGTTCGGAGCCAAAGCCGCGCTCGACGGGGAGACCCTTACGGTCGGATCGGCCAATATGACCGAAATCGGATGCGAGAAGCCCATCCAGGACTTCGAGAACTCCCTGAGGGAAGCCTTCACCGGAAGGCTCAAGGCGGAGCTCGTGGACAAGAAGCTCACCCTCACCAATGAAAAGGGCGACGTCATCGGGCTCGTCTCCGAACCGCCGGCCCCGTTCATCGGCACCAAGTGGACGGTGAACTCGCTCCAGCAGCAGGACACCGTCGAATCCCTGCCCCCGGGTACGGACAAGAACGCGCACCTGACCTTCGCCAAGGACGGCACGGTCACGGGGAATCTCGGCTGCAACGACTTCAATGCCACCGTCAAGGTCAGCGGCACCCAGCTCACCTTCGGATCCATCTCCAGCACCCGGAAGATGTGTGCGGGGACATCGGGCCAGGTGGAGGCACATCTCCTCAAGGCCCTGGCGGGGCAGGCGACGTACGAGATCCATCAGCGCGGCCTCTTCCTCAAGGGCCCCGATGGCACGGGTTTCTCGGCCGTGAAGGCCGCAAGGTGA
- the hrpA gene encoding ATP-dependent RNA helicase HrpA has product MSTSFADLQTQLAGVSLRDAHRLGRRLEGARRIRKPEARQAVLDEIAAETEQCAARLSRRAARVPQVSYPEQLPVSQKKDTILEAIRDHQVVIVAGETGSGKTTQIPKICLELGRGVRGMIGHTQPRRLAARTVAERVADELDTPLGEAVGWKVRFTDQVGGDTFVKLMTDGILLAEIQTDRELRAYDTIIIDEAHERSLNIDFLLGYLAQLLPKRPDLKVIITSATIDPERFSRHFGDAPIVEVSGRTYPVELRYRPLLEDDSEESDRDQITAICEAVEELQGEGKGDILVFLSGEREIRDTADALDKRKYRFTEVLPLYARLSHAEQHRVFQQHTGRRIVLATNVAETSLTVPGIKYVIDPGTARISRYSHRTKVQRLPIERVSQASANQRKGRCGRTSDGICIRLYSEDDFEARPEFTDAEILRTNLASVILQMTAAGLGEIEKFPFIDPPDHRNIRDGVQLLQELGAFDTAQKDPRKRLTPLGRKLAQLPVDPRLARMVLEADKNGCVREVMVIAAALSIQDPRERPAEKQTQADQQHARFKDETSDFLAFLNLWRYVREQQKERGSSSFRRMCKQEYLNFLRIREWQDIYAQLRQVAKSLGVHVNEEDAPETSVHISLLSGLLSHVGLKDTDNKNEYLGARGAKFAVFPGSALFKKPPRLVMSAELVETSRLWARVNAKIEPEWVEPLAQHLIKRTYSEPHWEKDQAAVMAYEKVTLYGVPIVAQRKVNYGRIDPETSRDLFIRRALVEGDWRTHHKFFADNRKLLTEVEELEHRARRRDILVDDETLFDFYDQRVPADVVSGAHFDSWWKKTRHDEPDLLDFEREMLINEKAGAVTKDDYPDSWRQGRLKFRVTYQFEPGADADGVTVHIPLQVLNQVTDEGFDWQIPGLRTEVVTELIRSLPKPVRRHYVPAPDYAGKFLQRAVPLQEPLPVTLARELKSMVGVPVTADDFDWSRVPDHLKITFRIVDERRRNLAEDKDLTALQLKLRPRARQALSQAAAASVGPSGESIERTGLTDWTIGTLTKVFETRRAGQPVKAYPALVDAGDTVSVRLFDSEAEQRQAMWRGTRKLILLNIQVNPAKFAADKLTNQQKLALSGNPHGSIQALFDDCAMAAADKLIADHGGPAWDEESYRKLYDKVRADLVDTTVRTVDQVQQILAAWQACERRLKSTTSPTLLRNVQDVRGQLTALMPAGFVTRTGLRRLPDLMRYLLAADRRLQQMPTSVQRDTTRMEKVQEMQDEYAWLLEQLPQGRPVPQDVLDVRWMLEELRVSYFAHALGTAYPVSDKRIVKAIDALVP; this is encoded by the coding sequence ATGTCTACTTCCTTCGCCGACCTCCAGACACAGCTGGCCGGGGTATCGCTGCGCGACGCCCATCGGCTGGGCCGCCGTCTGGAAGGCGCCCGCCGCATCCGTAAGCCCGAGGCGCGGCAGGCCGTGCTGGACGAGATCGCCGCCGAGACCGAGCAGTGCGCCGCGCGGCTGAGTCGACGTGCCGCCCGGGTCCCGCAGGTCAGCTATCCCGAGCAGCTGCCGGTCAGCCAGAAGAAGGACACGATCCTGGAGGCGATACGGGACCACCAGGTCGTGATCGTCGCGGGTGAGACCGGGTCCGGCAAGACAACCCAGATCCCCAAGATCTGTCTGGAGCTGGGGCGGGGCGTGCGCGGCATGATCGGGCACACCCAGCCGCGCAGGCTCGCCGCGCGCACGGTCGCCGAACGCGTCGCCGACGAGCTGGACACTCCCCTCGGGGAGGCGGTCGGCTGGAAGGTCCGCTTCACCGACCAGGTCGGCGGCGACACCTTCGTCAAGCTGATGACGGACGGCATCCTGCTCGCCGAGATCCAGACGGACCGCGAGCTGCGCGCGTACGACACGATCATCATCGACGAGGCCCACGAGCGGTCGCTCAACATCGACTTCCTGCTGGGCTACCTCGCCCAGCTGCTGCCCAAGCGCCCCGATCTCAAGGTCATCATCACCTCGGCCACGATCGACCCCGAGCGCTTCTCCCGGCACTTCGGCGATGCGCCGATCGTCGAGGTCAGCGGGCGTACGTATCCGGTGGAGCTGCGCTACCGCCCGCTGCTGGAGGACGACAGCGAGGAGAGCGACCGCGACCAGATCACCGCGATCTGCGAGGCGGTCGAGGAACTCCAGGGCGAGGGCAAGGGGGACATCCTCGTCTTCTTGTCCGGTGAGCGCGAGATCCGGGACACGGCAGATGCGCTCGACAAGCGGAAGTACCGGTTCACCGAGGTCCTGCCGCTGTACGCCCGGCTCTCGCACGCCGAACAGCACCGGGTCTTCCAGCAGCACACCGGCCGCAGGATCGTTCTGGCGACCAATGTGGCGGAGACCTCGCTGACCGTTCCCGGCATCAAGTACGTCATCGACCCGGGCACCGCCCGGATCTCGCGCTACAGCCATCGCACCAAGGTCCAACGGCTGCCGATCGAGCGGGTCAGCCAGGCCAGCGCCAACCAGCGCAAGGGCCGCTGCGGCCGTACCTCGGACGGCATCTGCATCCGGCTCTACTCCGAGGACGACTTCGAGGCCAGGCCCGAGTTCACCGATGCGGAGATCCTGCGGACGAACCTGGCCTCGGTCATCCTCCAGATGACGGCGGCCGGCCTGGGCGAGATCGAGAAGTTCCCCTTCATCGACCCGCCGGACCACCGCAACATCCGCGACGGCGTGCAGTTGCTCCAGGAGCTCGGCGCCTTCGACACCGCGCAGAAGGACCCCCGCAAGAGGCTCACCCCGCTCGGACGAAAGCTCGCCCAACTGCCGGTGGACCCCCGCCTCGCCCGCATGGTCCTCGAAGCCGACAAGAACGGCTGCGTACGCGAGGTCATGGTGATCGCCGCGGCGCTCTCCATCCAGGACCCGCGCGAGCGGCCCGCAGAGAAGCAGACGCAGGCCGACCAGCAGCACGCCCGCTTCAAGGACGAGACGTCCGACTTCCTGGCCTTCCTCAACCTCTGGCGCTACGTCCGCGAACAGCAGAAGGAGCGCGGCTCCTCCAGCTTCCGGCGGATGTGCAAGCAGGAGTATCTGAACTTCCTCCGCATCCGCGAGTGGCAGGACATCTACGCCCAGCTCCGCCAGGTGGCCAAGTCCCTGGGCGTCCACGTCAACGAGGAGGACGCGCCGGAGACGAGCGTCCACATCTCCTTGCTGTCGGGGCTGCTCTCCCACGTCGGCCTCAAGGACACGGACAACAAGAACGAGTACCTCGGGGCGCGGGGCGCGAAGTTCGCCGTCTTCCCCGGGTCGGCGCTCTTCAAGAAGCCCCCGCGACTGGTGATGTCCGCCGAGTTGGTGGAGACCTCCCGGCTCTGGGCCCGCGTCAACGCCAAGATCGAACCGGAGTGGGTCGAACCGCTCGCCCAGCACCTGATCAAGCGGACCTACAGCGAGCCGCACTGGGAGAAGGACCAGGCCGCGGTGATGGCGTACGAGAAGGTCACGCTGTACGGCGTACCGATCGTCGCCCAGCGCAAGGTCAACTACGGCCGGATCGACCCCGAGACCTCACGCGACCTGTTCATCCGGCGCGCCCTGGTCGAAGGGGACTGGCGCACTCACCACAAGTTCTTCGCGGACAACCGCAAGCTGCTCACCGAGGTCGAGGAGTTGGAACACCGGGCCCGTCGGCGCGACATCCTCGTGGACGACGAGACCCTCTTCGACTTCTACGACCAGCGCGTCCCGGCCGATGTGGTCTCGGGCGCGCACTTCGACTCCTGGTGGAAGAAGACCCGCCACGACGAGCCGGACCTGCTCGACTTCGAGCGCGAGATGCTCATCAACGAGAAGGCCGGGGCCGTCACCAAGGACGACTATCCGGACTCCTGGCGCCAGGGACGGCTGAAGTTCCGGGTGACGTACCAGTTCGAACCGGGTGCGGACGCCGACGGGGTGACCGTGCACATTCCCCTCCAGGTGCTGAACCAGGTCACCGACGAGGGCTTCGACTGGCAGATCCCCGGGCTGCGGACCGAGGTGGTGACGGAGCTGATCCGCTCGCTGCCCAAGCCGGTGCGCCGCCACTACGTGCCCGCGCCGGACTACGCGGGCAAGTTCCTCCAACGGGCTGTGCCGCTCCAGGAGCCACTGCCGGTGACCTTGGCGCGCGAGCTCAAGTCCATGGTGGGCGTCCCGGTGACCGCGGACGACTTCGACTGGTCCAGGGTCCCCGACCACCTGAAGATCACGTTCCGGATCGTTGACGAGCGTCGCCGCAATCTCGCGGAAGACAAGGACCTCACAGCGCTCCAACTGAAGCTGAGACCTCGGGCCCGGCAGGCGCTCTCCCAGGCCGCCGCGGCGAGCGTCGGACCATCGGGCGAGTCCATCGAGCGGACCGGGCTGACCGACTGGACCATCGGCACGCTCACCAAGGTCTTCGAGACCCGTCGGGCCGGCCAGCCGGTCAAGGCGTATCCCGCGCTCGTGGACGCGGGCGACACCGTCTCCGTACGGCTCTTCGACTCGGAGGCGGAACAGCGGCAGGCGATGTGGCGGGGCACCCGGAAGCTCATCCTGCTCAACATCCAGGTGAATCCGGCGAAGTTCGCCGCGGACAAGCTGACCAATCAGCAGAAGCTCGCCCTCTCGGGCAATCCGCACGGATCGATACAGGCGCTCTTCGACGACTGCGCGATGGCGGCGGCCGACAAGTTGATCGCGGACCACGGCGGCCCCGCCTGGGACGAGGAGTCCTACCGGAAGCTGTACGACAAGGTCCGTGCCGACCTCGTGGACACGACGGTACGGACCGTGGACCAGGTCCAGCAGATCCTGGCCGCGTGGCAGGCGTGCGAGCGGCGGTTGAAGTCGACCACCAGCCCGACGTTGCTGCGCAATGTCCAGGACGTCCGCGGGCAGTTGACGGCGTTGATGCCGGCTGGCTTCGTCACCCGGACCGGTCTGCGGCGACTGCCCGATCTCATGCGCTATCTGCTGGCGGCCGACCGTCGGCTCCAGCAGATGCCGACTTCCGTGCAGAGGGACACCACACGGATGGAGAAGGTCCAGGAGATGCAGGACGAGTACGCCTGGCTGCTGGAGCAGCTTCCCCAGGGACGGCCCGTTCCCCAGGATGTGCTGGACGTCCGGTGGATGCTGGAGGAGCTTCGGGTGAGCTACTTCGCCCATGCGTTGGGCACGGCCTATCCGGTCTCCGACAAGCGGATCGTGAAGGCGATCGACGCCCTGGTGCCGTGA
- a CDS encoding DsbA family protein — MPAPSSRPASSARPIAIGAGVVVAALLLGFASYTATKPTDPRGASAGAEVSTDGGAHDGTAKLARRDPKDPLAMGRADAPVVMIEYADFLCGYCGQFARETEPELVDKYVKSGVLRIEWRNFPIFGEESEDAARAAWAAGQQGRFWQFHTAAYAEGAKEKGFGKDQLKALAEEAGVLDLDRFAKDLDSKAARAAVARDEKEAQDLGVASTPSFLINGRPISGAQPLESFGRAIETARETAEWLGDGAKGDTSAETPSR; from the coding sequence ATGCCTGCCCCTTCCTCACGCCCAGCCTCGTCCGCACGTCCCATCGCCATCGGGGCGGGTGTGGTCGTCGCGGCTCTCCTGCTCGGGTTCGCCTCGTACACCGCGACCAAGCCCACGGACCCGCGGGGAGCCTCCGCCGGTGCGGAGGTCTCCACGGACGGGGGCGCCCACGACGGCACCGCGAAGCTCGCCCGTCGCGATCCGAAGGACCCGCTGGCCATGGGCCGCGCGGACGCCCCCGTCGTGATGATCGAGTACGCGGACTTCCTCTGCGGCTACTGCGGACAGTTCGCCCGGGAGACCGAGCCAGAACTGGTGGACAAGTATGTGAAGTCGGGCGTACTGCGCATCGAGTGGCGCAACTTCCCGATCTTCGGCGAGGAGTCCGAGGACGCGGCCCGCGCGGCCTGGGCTGCCGGACAGCAGGGCCGGTTCTGGCAGTTCCACACCGCCGCGTACGCCGAGGGCGCCAAGGAGAAGGGCTTCGGCAAGGACCAATTGAAGGCACTGGCCGAAGAGGCCGGCGTCCTTGATCTGGACCGCTTCGCCAAGGACCTGGACAGCAAGGCCGCGCGGGCCGCCGTCGCCCGGGACGAGAAGGAGGCCCAGGACCTGGGTGTGGCCTCCACCCCGTCCTTCCTGATCAACGGCCGACCCATCTCCGGTGCCCAACCCCTGGAGAGCTTCGGCAGGGCCATCGAAACGGCCCGGGAGACGGCGGAATGGCTCGGTGACGGCGCCAAGGGCGACACATCGGCCGAAACACCCTCCCGATGA
- a CDS encoding maleylpyruvate isomerase family mycothiol-dependent enzyme, translated as MPPARRRARAYDDTTIRAAVTSQFAHLGRAVGTLTAEQLALPTRLGDWTVRELVAHTALMVDAIPDLLDRPAPPRVELALLDWPAATASLGPRVDEAARSLAAAEPDLEARYARAADRLTRALDGAAPDRLLGISPGAMRLADFLVTRTVELTVHTDDLNDALGLHIPHERQTLAACTRLLADVLAQKAPGGSVEVRVPPHAVVQCVEGPRHTRGTPPNVVETDPLTWLRLATGRTSWAEARDAGKVSASGERADLAAFLPLLG; from the coding sequence ATGCCACCGGCCAGAAGGCGCGCACGCGCCTACGACGACACCACGATCCGTGCCGCGGTCACCTCCCAGTTCGCCCACCTCGGACGGGCGGTCGGGACACTCACCGCGGAGCAGTTGGCGCTGCCCACCCGGCTTGGCGACTGGACCGTACGGGAACTGGTCGCGCACACGGCTCTGATGGTCGATGCGATCCCCGACCTCCTCGACCGGCCGGCACCACCGCGCGTTGAATTGGCCCTGCTGGACTGGCCCGCCGCCACCGCCTCCCTGGGCCCCCGAGTCGACGAGGCGGCCAGGTCCCTCGCAGCTGCTGAGCCCGATCTTGAGGCCCGCTACGCCCGTGCGGCCGACCGCCTCACCCGTGCCCTCGACGGCGCCGCGCCCGATCGGCTGCTGGGCATCTCGCCCGGCGCCATGCGACTGGCTGACTTCCTCGTCACGCGTACCGTCGAACTCACCGTCCACACCGACGACCTCAACGACGCACTCGGACTGCACATCCCCCACGAGCGTCAGACGCTCGCCGCCTGCACCCGACTGCTCGCCGACGTACTCGCACAAAAGGCCCCTGGCGGGTCGGTCGAGGTGAGGGTGCCGCCGCATGCCGTCGTGCAGTGCGTCGAAGGACCCCGTCACACCCGGGGCACTCCGCCCAACGTCGTCGAGACCGATCCCCTGACCTGGCTCCGACTCGCCACCGGTCGTACGTCCTGGGCCGAAGCCCGCGACGCGGGAAAGGTCAGTGCCAGCGGGGAGCGGGCTGATCTCGCGGCCTTCCTTCCGCTTCTGGGCTGA
- the bldC gene encoding developmental transcriptional regulator BldC, with amino-acid sequence MTARTPDAEPLLTPAEVATMFRVDPKTVTRWAKAGKLTSIRTLGGHRRYREAEVRALLAGIPQQRSEA; translated from the coding sequence ATGACCGCTCGCACCCCTGATGCCGAGCCGCTGTTGACCCCGGCTGAGGTAGCCACGATGTTCCGCGTGGACCCTAAGACGGTCACCCGCTGGGCGAAGGCAGGCAAGCTCACGTCGATTCGTACGCTCGGCGGGCATCGCCGTTACCGCGAAGCAGAGGTACGTGCTCTGCTCGCGGGCATTCCGCAGCAGCGCAGCGAGGCATAA
- the purM gene encoding phosphoribosylformylglycinamidine cyclo-ligase, translated as MTENTGASYASAGVDIEAGDRAVELMKEWVKKTRRPEVLGGLGGFAGLFDASALKRYERPLLATATDGVGTKVDLARRLGVYDTIGHDLVGMVVDDLVVCGAEPLFMTDYICVGKVHPERVAAIVKGIAEGCVLAGCALIGGETAEHPGLLGEDDFDVAGAGTGVVEADQLLGPDRIRGGDVVIAMASSGLHSNGYSLVRHVLFDRAGMALEQHVDELGRTLGEELLEPTKIYSLDCLALARTAEVHAFSHVTGGGLANNLARVIPDGLHAIVDRSTWTPGPVFDLVGKAGQVERLELEKTLNMGVGMIAIVPEQSADVAMELFADRGVDAWVAGEIVDRGDHTVGAALTGDYAR; from the coding sequence ATGACAGAGAACACAGGAGCCAGTTACGCAAGTGCGGGCGTCGACATCGAGGCGGGCGACCGCGCCGTCGAGCTGATGAAGGAGTGGGTCAAGAAGACCCGCCGCCCCGAGGTGCTCGGTGGTCTCGGCGGCTTCGCCGGACTCTTCGACGCTTCCGCACTCAAGCGCTACGAGCGTCCCCTGCTGGCCACCGCCACCGACGGCGTCGGCACGAAGGTGGACCTCGCGCGCCGGCTGGGCGTGTACGACACGATCGGCCACGACCTGGTCGGCATGGTCGTCGACGACCTGGTCGTCTGCGGGGCCGAGCCGCTGTTCATGACCGACTACATCTGCGTGGGCAAGGTCCACCCGGAGCGGGTCGCCGCCATCGTCAAGGGCATCGCCGAGGGATGTGTCCTGGCCGGTTGCGCGCTCATCGGCGGCGAGACCGCCGAGCACCCCGGGCTTCTGGGCGAGGACGACTTCGATGTCGCCGGTGCCGGAACCGGAGTGGTGGAAGCCGACCAGCTGTTGGGGCCCGACCGCATCCGCGGTGGAGACGTGGTCATCGCCATGGCCTCCTCGGGACTGCACTCCAACGGGTACTCGCTGGTCCGCCATGTGTTGTTCGACCGCGCAGGCATGGCCCTTGAGCAGCACGTGGACGAGCTGGGACGGACCCTGGGCGAGGAACTGCTCGAACCCACCAAGATCTACTCCCTGGACTGTCTGGCGCTCGCCAGGACGGCCGAGGTCCATGCCTTCAGCCATGTCACCGGTGGCGGCCTCGCCAACAATCTGGCGCGGGTCATCCCCGATGGTCTGCACGCGATCGTCGACCGTTCGACCTGGACTCCGGGACCGGTCTTCGACCTGGTGGGCAAGGCCGGACAGGTCGAACGCCTGGAGTTGGAGAAGACGCTCAACATGGGCGTCGGCATGATCGCGATCGTCCCCGAGCAGTCGGCCGACGTGGCGATGGAACTCTTCGCCGACCGCGGGGTGGACGCATGGGTCGCCGGGGAGATTGTGGACCGCGGCGATCACACCGTGGGCGCTGCCCTCACGGGCGACTACGCACGGTGA
- the purF gene encoding amidophosphoribosyltransferase — protein sequence MPRGDGRLNHDLLPGEKGPQDACGVFGVWAPGEEVAKLTYFGLYALQHRGQESAGIAVSNGSQILVFKDMGLVSQVFDETSLGSLRGHIAVGHARYSTTGASVWENAQPTFRATAHGSIALGHNGNLVNTAQLAEMVADLPRKDGRATQVAATNDTDLVTALLAGQTDADGKPLTIEEAATKVLPSVQGAFSLVFMNESTLYAARDPQGIRPLVLGRLDRGWVVASESAALDICGATYVREIEPGELIAIDENGIRTSKFAEAKPKGCVFEYVYLARPDTDIAGRNVYLSRVEMGRKLAKEAPADADLVIATPESGTPAAIGYAEASGIPYGSGLVKNAYVGRTFIQPSQTIRQLGIRLKLNPLKEVIRGKRLVVVDDSIVRGNTQRALVKMLREAGAVEIHIRISSPPVKWPCFFGIDFATRAELIANGMTIEEIGASLGADSLSYISIDGMIEATTIAKPNLCRACFDGEYPMDLPDPELLGKQLLETELAGGADAADALRRP from the coding sequence GTGCCACGTGGTGACGGTCGACTCAATCACGATCTACTCCCCGGCGAGAAAGGCCCCCAAGACGCATGTGGCGTCTTCGGTGTCTGGGCCCCGGGTGAAGAGGTCGCCAAGCTCACTTACTTCGGGCTCTACGCCCTCCAGCATCGGGGCCAGGAATCCGCGGGAATCGCGGTCAGCAACGGCTCCCAGATTCTCGTCTTCAAGGACATGGGCCTGGTGTCCCAGGTTTTCGACGAGACCTCCCTAGGTTCTCTGCGCGGCCACATCGCTGTGGGCCACGCCCGATACTCCACCACCGGCGCCTCCGTCTGGGAGAATGCCCAGCCGACCTTCCGCGCCACCGCCCACGGATCGATCGCCCTCGGCCACAACGGCAATCTGGTGAACACTGCCCAGCTCGCCGAGATGGTCGCCGATCTGCCCCGCAAGGACGGCCGCGCCACCCAGGTCGCCGCCACCAATGACACCGATCTCGTCACTGCGCTGCTCGCCGGCCAGACCGACGCCGACGGCAAGCCGCTGACCATCGAGGAAGCCGCCACCAAGGTGCTCCCATCGGTCCAGGGCGCGTTCTCACTCGTCTTCATGAACGAGAGCACCCTGTACGCGGCCCGTGACCCCCAGGGCATCCGCCCGCTGGTCCTCGGACGCCTCGATCGCGGTTGGGTCGTCGCCAGCGAGTCCGCGGCCCTCGACATCTGCGGTGCGACCTACGTCCGCGAAATCGAGCCCGGCGAGCTGATCGCCATCGATGAGAACGGCATCCGCACCTCAAAGTTTGCAGAAGCGAAGCCCAAGGGCTGTGTCTTCGAGTATGTCTATCTGGCCCGCCCGGACACGGACATCGCCGGACGCAACGTCTATCTCTCCCGAGTGGAGATGGGACGGAAACTGGCCAAGGAAGCGCCCGCCGATGCGGATCTGGTCATAGCGACGCCGGAATCCGGCACCCCCGCCGCGATCGGCTACGCGGAAGCGAGCGGCATCCCCTACGGCTCGGGCCTCGTCAAGAACGCCTATGTCGGCCGGACCTTCATCCAGCCGTCCCAGACGATCCGACAGCTCGGCATCCGACTCAAGCTCAACCCCCTGAAGGAAGTCATCAGGGGCAAGCGCCTGGTCGTCGTGGACGACTCCATCGTCCGCGGGAACACCCAGCGCGCCCTGGTCAAGATGTTGCGCGAGGCCGGAGCTGTCGAGATCCACATCCGGATCTCGTCCCCGCCGGTGAAATGGCCCTGCTTCTTCGGTATCGACTTCGCCACCCGCGCGGAACTGATCGCGAACGGAATGACGATCGAGGAGATCGGTGCCTCGCTGGGCGCCGACTCACTGTCGTACATCTCCATCGACGGCATGATCGAGGCGACCACCATCGCCAAGCCGAATCTCTGCCGCGCCTGCTTCGACGGCGAGTACCCGATGGACCTGCCCGATCCGGAACTGCTCGGCAAGCAGCTCCTTGAGACCGAGCTGGCGGGCGGTGCGGACGCTGCCGACGCGCTGCGTCGCCCCTAG